The Coffea arabica cultivar ET-39 chromosome 6e, Coffea Arabica ET-39 HiFi, whole genome shotgun sequence genome contains the following window.
CGCCTTTCAATGCCTTTGCTTTTGCATTTTCTCATGGAAATTGTCTTTGTCGCCCTGATCATCCTAACCAAAGAATGCTTCCCTATTGGACAACAATATTTTGTCTGATTGGACCAATGCTTCTTGCCGGACATTTTTTACTGATAGCGATCATTCTTTAAGTTTGAGAAGCAACAAATGATTATCTCGAAGGTGGATCGACCTTTCTGTGCGAGCTTCTCGATCGATCATCGACAAAGAACCTTAAAAAAATGGGATGGAACATGGCTGCTTTGCCTGTCGATGTTTTCTCCTGGCCAGCTGCTATGCATTACTCTGGCTTCTAGCTTCTTGACAAAGTCGTGTGCCGATGCTGGTGATGGGAATCGAATGTAAGACAAATAGCTCCGGTCGAAGTCCACCTGGTGCAAGATATTTGGCCTTAGCTTCTTGACAAAGTCGTGTGCCGATGCTGGTAATGGGAATAGAATGTAAGACAAATAGCTCCGGTCGAAGTCCACCTGGTGCAAGATATTTGGCCTTGGGACTAGTGCGGCTGTAATTTTTGGGAAATGAGGCAGGTATGATTGGCTTAGGTCTGGTTAGATGCGGTTGGTGTATTGTATGGACAATGTGGTTATATGCTTAGAAGAATAGGTATATTTTATGCATTAACATATTGTATACGAATAAAATTTATGAGTACAATAAAGTTATGTAAAAGTACACCATACCATACAGTGTAAATCGTAGAATAACTGAACAATTGTATAAGATTGCCAACTATAACTGCCCCTGATCCTAATTTTTGTTTAGGTTCCATTAAGGGTGCAAACGAGCTGAATCGAATCGAGTTTCGGCTTAATTGAATCGAATCTCAATATAATTTTACGAAAttcgaactcgaactcaaaCTCTACGAGTTCAAAATGTCAAGTTCGAACTCTACGAGCTCAAAATGTCAAGCTTGAGCTCGAGTTCAACTCAAATTTGAGTCgaattcgagttcgagcttaaaaaataaaaaataattattttatttttaaaaaataaataaaataattatttttcttaatgaataataaatattatggatatatatgtaattttattattaaaataaaaagtatatatatatatatatataatagagTTCGAACCGACTCGCGAACTAACGAGTTTTAGTATTTTttagctcgagttcgagttctaGTTTGAACTGTCAAGTTCGACTTAGTCAACTCAAACTCGACTCGAATTCAATATTGACCGAGTTCGAGCTCAGTCACTCACGATTGACTCGATTTGTTTTGTTGATTTGTTGCAAAGGTTGATGTACATGAAATGAATGGGTACAACAGTATACCCTGATTCACATCGTATTACAAATGCACCAACTGCAAAAGCTTTCGTTTTCTTGGCTGCTGTCTAGCAGTAGAAATTAgtaggaaaaaaaaactgattcAGGACTCTCAAGCggtttcctttcttcctttcaTTTTTGCTACGTTCCCTTATTCCTTTCCCTTTGAGGGTTTAAAATTTCCATTGAACTAAGAACTAAAAACATTTCTAACTTTAGTTACAACATTTCTGAATGTTGATTTTAACATCCCTTGCCATTAAACTAGGTTTATTCTTTCCATAGCTAATTTTTTCCCATACATCTTTTGTGTAAATCAATcttatataaaaattaataatttaaacttCCCCCTTTCCCCActtaaaagggaaaaaggaagaataGAAAGAAActtaaacaaataaaagaaaaggaagacaaATGTTAGGAAACGATTGCTGTCATTTGCATCTAAGCAAGAATTGAAATTCAAAGTATGAAATCAAGTGAGTGAGGAgatcttcaaaatttttcctatCACTGTCAAAACTTAGAAGTGAAAGCATCAGTAAAGTAGGcaactttgaaaaattgcagaacTAAAAAATTGTTACACCCTGAATAAAATGTAAAACCACAATTAGACTAGAAGGGCTATTGTCATCAAATGGACATGAACCAAAAAACAGAGGGTTATAACAACTCCTCTTCCATCAAAGTGTAAGCTGATATCAAAATTCTTTACAACAATATGAGATCTAACTTTTTACAAGGATTGGAGATCTTTCAACTAGAATATGCCAAGTACATGAGGTGATTTAGTTGGTTAGAGAGAGCCAGCCATGCAACTGTGTTTAACTTTTCAATTGAATGGACTGCCTGCATCCACAGTCATAAAATTCATGTGAGTGCCTTTTCAGAATATAAAGCAATTTGGTATAAATGGTCActgaattatttaaaaatttcttttgttaGTCACTGAACTTTTTCTTTATCACCAATAGTCTTTCACCTAAGATCTACATTTCTGAGCCAAAAATATTTGTATGCTTTCATTAGTTGAGTTGACAAAAAATGTATATTTCCAGTATTTGAGTAACCAAGAAAAACAATTTTAATATTTGAATGACCATTTTAGCTAAAGAAAAAGCTCAATGACCAAAATAAGGAGTTTTAAATAGTTTAATGACCAATTATGCCATTTTTGCTCTATATATTACCTTCTTCCAAATAGTAGGGTCAATTTTGTGGAAATCGGAATATGTTAAAGACACATGTAATCATTATGTGTGAATGAATCGGCTGTGGATGAATTTATATATGTTAATTATTGGATTCAAAATATTTACTTTAGTACATATTACCTAAGATCGAAGAAAATTACATTTCAACCAGGAAAAATAGAAAGCAACTAATAAAACTTGCCAATACGATTACGCCAAGCTCAGAAGAAAAAATATTGTTGACAGAACCTCACACATCGATTTTTATATCAATATGTAGAAGAAtctttttggaaatattttacagaaatattattattttttttttggacttgAACTTCCTATAAACTCATGGGAGATGTTAAGATAAACGAAGAATATACAACATTTCAACACTTTGAAAGTCATCAAACTAATCCACAAAAAAGTAGATGAAAATGTTTACCTTTTCATATCAATTCCTCATCAGTCCGAAACACAATATGAATTTTCATCATGTTCCTTCTGAGGTTTTGTTGGTTGATTTATGACGGCCAAAAGATGCAAGGCTGCAAAtgataacaaaaaatgaaaaaaaaaattagcaacaCCACTTTTCAAACTTATCAATCTAATTCCGCTGTAATTAGATAATGCATACCCGCAAAGCTGTGGAACTGTCCAAGAATGGTCCGATCTATTGCTTTCAGGTAGTTTCATATACTTTCTCCAATCCTCAAGCATGATTTTAAGGTCATGGACTTTATTCTCTAAACCAGCACAGCAATTTGCATGCATGGTGCATACCTTGTTCAAGTCTCTACTAGGTTCACAAAATCCTCCAATATAAGCTGTATCAAAGAACTTGATTTTTAGTCCCATCTGCTGGATGCAGGGATCACGTTTAATCTTGTTGAGGACATCTTGATCGTGATATTTTGGATAAAGGATTCTTGAGTCGTGCCAAAACCTGTAGAATTGTCTTGTTTTGTTGTTTGATTTCACGTAGGTGAAACCTCCATTAGGTGCATTGTCTATGTCCGAAGGGTTGCCCCGAAAATAATCACAAGCAATCTGGAAATCAGCATCTGGATAGAAATGTGGAAATGGATCTCGAAACCACATTATATCTGCATCCTGAAATGAAAATGTTATAGGAACAATGTTTATGTTTCTGAACGAGTATAgacatacatacacacatacatatatatatatacacgtatgtatgtatgtgtatattCACGCATACACATACATACAATATTCCGGTCTATAAGTATTTACATAAAACAAAAAGGTCACTTGAGTGAAACCTGACAGTAAAATAGAAAAGAACATGCCTATGTTACTCCTTTtgtaaaatgaaagaaaaagtaacattatttaacaaaatcaatttgattcctTAATTCTGCACTTCATTTCGTGTTATATATTCACATAATTAGTTTATTTTGCTTATAATTCTTCAGTAAATGATGTTAACCGTAGCTGTTATAGCCAAAATAAGAAGTCATTGGGTCACTTTGCTTCCTATGATAAGTTagaaaattcttttttaattcttttaatgtACTCATAGATCTTGTCAGGATTAAAGTTGGAAAAAGAACTGGCAATGTCAACTATTGAAGCTGTAAGAGTAATTAATACTTGTAATCTCTCAATTGGACGGCCAATCATAGATTTCCTTGTTCCATTTGTCTAACAACAATTACTATACCAAAATGGGAGTACTTTTTAGGCATATAGCTATTTCACCATTAAGCttgtaattaattgtttcacATTAAACAGTTTTTGGTCCAAATCCAAGACAAGTATAAGGtacattcttctttttttctaagGCTAAAATTATGTTGGCTTAGAAAGTTCTCGCATGGAAAAAAGACAATGGAAGACAGAAGAATTACCGAAAAAAGGAAGTTATATCCCATATCAAGAACTTTTGTAAGAAACTGAACCCTCCTCCACATCATCTTCAAGTAGTCTGCACTCATAAAATATGCCTCCCCAGAAAAATCAATGCCATCAGTTCTGAGGCTATAGCAATGAAGCTTTGATTTTAAGCATCGAGCATATGCTTTTTGATCCAATGCAATCACTAACAAGTGCTTCAATAGCCCTTCTGTTTTATTCCCAATTTTGAAGCTTTCAATGAAAAGATCAAATATTGAATCTTTTGCTGCCCATGCTTCATTCAGAGTTGTCATAATAACAGTTCTGTTCGTTGTGGCTGCCTTTTGTAAGACTCTATTCAACTCATAAAGTTCCTGATTAGcatgcaaacaagaaaaaaattagaCCAAAGAAATTAAGCCCAAGGCTGCCTTTAGAGAATTAGTAAGAAATATATGGTACTTCTTATTTCTAAGGGCTAAATGCAAAATACACCCTCGAACTATGCTTAGTTAGCAACTTGCCCCCTATACTGTCTATTGGAGTAATTTGCTATCTTATACTATGAATTTTCAGCATAGTGCTCCAATTAAATTAATGTGACAAGTAATTCTTTATTGAAAGGGCAACGACAATCCCACAAATAATGTGTTGCTTAAAATACCcatttctttaatttattttattttattttttttaaatttcaaccATAAACAATCTTACATCTCTTGCCATTGACATTACATTAAAATACCTACCATTGAACCATCAcaatagaagaaaaaaaatcaaaactagaTCAAAATCAAAGCTTTATATAAAGGCTAAAAATCCATCTATAACCTATGCAAAAAAATTGAAGATACACCTCATAAATCCACACCAAATCTTCAAATAGCAACACCCATAACACAAGCTTATCATATGTAGAACCAATCACATACTAAATCAAACTTCAATATGCGGCAAGCAGAATTAATAACACCCAATAACATAGACCACTAAAAAAATTAGAAGGATAGGAAATGATAGGATTTGGGTCTCTTGAATCAAAAAGTATTGGGAGTTTGGCTAGTAGCAATGAAGGTTGATAAATTTAAAGGGGATTGTGATTTTGAAACTTTAGAAACGATGAAGATTCAAAGAGAAGGCACTCAAGAGAGGGAGGCGATGATAGGCTTGTGAAGTTAAGGGATTGAAGAGGTAGATTTGAGTAGGAAAGATGAAGAGTGATCCATATTAAGGAGTTTGATGTGAGGGGTGGGATGGGTAAGAACTTGGTGGTGTAGCTTggaggaggagaaggaggaCCGTTACCAGGTAGTTTAGAGGGGAGAGGAGGAGTGATGTAGGTAATTTAGGTAATTGGTCATTTAATTAGGATAAATTTATCACATCATCCTATTTTAAGCAATCTGCAATCAAATTGGTAGTATAAGGTGCAAATCCCTACAATTGATAGTTTGGGAGGCAAGTTGCTAACCATGCATAGTTCAGGGGTGcattttgcatttaaccctaTTTCAATTGTAAatgtgttttctttttctttttttaatgtttttacATATAACTAAAGTCTAAACTTTACACTACCGTTGCTACTATAActtcaaagaaaaaaatgggaaaaaaaggaGGATTGTTGCTTCCAATAACCAGTCATTATGCTCTCTTTTGTTCAAGAAATccattttcaattaaaaaaaaaaaagaatttgccTAATGGTTTCCAGTTGGCCAGTTTTACAAGTAAATGTTCCCCAACTTCTTgttttgttgggggggggggggggggggggttggggggAAGAAATCTGTCTATATGTGTGCTCTGAAGCCATTCTCATTCATTTACAGTTttacaatttcaaaattatacTTAATCAGGGAAACAAAATTAAGAGATTATGCCAAGAAAAACATATTTCACTatctttatttattaatttattttcccTAGAACCTTGATAAATGCCTATTGAATGCTATTTATCTGAAGAAGAGGCCTACAACTTGTGGTGAATTTTGTACCAGTAAACACATTGCCTTAAAGAAAGGTGTCAGGAAGTTTATGAGGGTAATATTTGAATAAAATGTAAGAACTAGGGTCAAAAGCTAAAGTTaaattttgtgatgaattgcAACAAAAAGACCCTATCAAATTTTTTGGTTGAATTATGAGAAATTAATAAGAGAAACATTAGAAGGACCATGTAGTCCTATTGAGAATTTTGAAGCCATCTAATTTCACCAGAACAAAAGGAAAACatgttcataattttttttggtattatCTTGCTTATGCATGTATATAAGATATTCattaccaaaacaaaaaaaaaaaaaaattattcatttttattatcTTCTTTTAATAGGAGCCTTCTCATAAAGTCCaaagaaatcatccaaaaattttgaggaTCAACTATCTAAAGATGCCAAACTGATTTAATTATTGAGGTTAATTTTGAACTGTCATATTCCATCctgtattccttttttttttttttggacacaGGAGTATCCGAGCCTTCGACCTGACTAATCCCCTGCGACCCGAGAGGAGAGGCTCATTCCTCTCGAACACGTTAACCCCGAGACTCGATCTTTGGTGGCCATATCCTAAAGAGGAGCAACACACCACACGAGCTACCTCGGGTTGGGCATATTCCATCCTTCTGTATGttaaacacttttttttttaaattaatcactTAGTAATATTCCAGAAAATGCATTACAAAATACATATCAACTCATATTACTACGGACAGATGAGATCTTCGTAAGAAGACGAGAAATTCGGTACTAGATGATAGCCATGGAAATGAAACATCAACAACTTTTTATGAGGcaaatgaaaaatataaattaaattattttagcCAACTATTCTCTTTTATATTGTTAGCAACGTGATAAACCAATAATGACGTTTAATGTTCCTAATTAAGGAGCTGTTAGAAGAAGGAATAAAACGCCATTAAATGCGAAGTGGGGTTCAACGTTTTGATTATAACTGACATAAAAATTTCTGCCTTATGAAATCAAGCCTAAAGGAAATTGCTTTTTGCTATTTTCTTGTTAATTTACCAAACTGGTTAGGACCACAAGGAAAAAACAGAATAAGAACAATGCAGTTTGTGGAATAGTTTCTGAACTAAATGTTGCCAAACTAATCTAAAACTTGAAAAAGGACAAAGAAGCCTGGCTGGCACAATGTGGAATCCTATTAAGCATTATCTACTTCCTAATAGAAGTATTAAACCCCCTTAATCCGCACTTTGGTGTAGAAAAGATAATTAATTTATTTGTGGggatatggattgagaaattaCATACATAGATTATCTGAATTATTGATTGAAATAAGTTTGAATATTGAGGGAAAAAATTTCACCTTGTAAAAATATCATATGCACATTTGGAATACAAAGTAGGAATTTTTTTAATGGGACTTTAGTAAGAGAGAATTTGGCAATTGCCCAACACCCAAATTGTCTTGGTCTTTAATGTGCCAATTGCCCCACAGCATACGCAGCAAATGGTAAACTTAACAGCTTGATGGCAATTTTAGGAGCATTAATGGGTTGAGATTCTTATAAATTAAGGATGGTACATCAAAAGGTTGATCCTAGGTTTGTGCCTAATTAGGTTCACAGCCAGATATTTACAAGACAAAGAAAGAGGTAATCCTAAGGGAAGGGTAATTAGTGGTGCTTAATTATGCTAGTtaagagaaaaacaaatttaCTAAGTCTCCTAGTTGATATGAAATTCTGAAGAGGtctaagaaaataaataataatcttGATATTTTGGAGATAAAACAAATCTTGTCATCGGAAAAGAAGGCGCATCTCACTACCTCCCACTCCAAACCCATCTTCCCACTCTACCCCAACcaaaaaattagggaaaaaaaaaggcctAAAATAGTGGCCACTAATAACCAAAACAAGCATTTTAAActgtaaaaaaagaaaaaagatctaGACACTAAAATCTCTGTAGTTATTAGGCAATTCTCATTTTGCAGTTCTCTTGTGCTTAACCTTGCTAATTCCACATACTATCACGCTTCTTGGGTGAAACAGGAATGGAAGAGAAGATGGTTGTGTGAAACTGGACAGAAAAATGAAGTATAATCCCAACAAATGAGGCCAAAAAAAATCCTCTTGTTtgggaaaaaagaataaaatgttTCGCACTGTAAAATACAACCAAAACCAACAAATTTtgatgttgaaaaaaaaaaaaaccgcatGCAACTGAGTTGGGATGTGGATATTACCATCACTTGTTTTATAACCGAAACAGGatatatataagcatcataatCAAAGCCAAAACAATCCTATAAATCAAGAAACTGCATGCATTTGGCAGAAGGAATCGATCACAGATTTGTAACTGACTTACCGAAGAAGAGAATCCGTCGGACGCCAGAAATTTATTGTACATTGAAGTGGGGAGCAATTCAAAACGATCTGCCGAGTGATAAAGAACAATGAACGCAAGAGCAAGTGCAGCAGATAAGACCATGGATTTGACAAGATGATGAACAAAATGTTGTTCATGGTGCTGATGATGGTAAGGATTCTGGTGTTGGATTGAATATTGCTGGCCCTTTTGGTAGTTGCCTCCTCCGGACTCCATGGTTGTCTTTGATCCCCTTGATCTTGATTTATTGTGATGTTTCCAATTCTTATGAATCCTAAAAACTTTGTTAAGCAATAAAGAAAATAATGTAACACTAGCACTAACTTTTTTTCATAcatatatttttcttgagcCAATCATTCTTTAATTAATCTTGGTTGTATTTGTTTTACCTGTCCTATAAAGCAGATAAAACAAATACTAAGTAACACTAATAGTATATACGTACTCACAGGGAGGAAATGTATAATTGAGGGAAAGATACAAAGTTGTATATATCTTAGGCTAAAATgggcattaatttttttttctttttttcgaatCGAAAATGGGTATTAACCTAAATAGATATTTACTGGTTTTGGTATCATAGTTAGTTTCAAAGTACTTGGTCCTATGTGATTAGTATCCATTAGTTTTTGTGACATATTTAGTTTCAAAGTGTGGTTCTATGGGATTATCGCCTAAATCCTAGCAGCAATCTTAACAAACATCCAAGGAGTGAAGCCTTGCCTGAGGGGAAAAAGATCGAGTCTTGTTGGTTttttaaggggaaaaaaataatttttccctttgaaagaaaatttttggttttctaCTCTTGGGGATTTTTTATTAGTAGTAGTAAAATTAGTTGTAGTAAAATGAAACACTAAATTTCCATgggaatttttttcctttactttttgTCTATGGTTTCATGGGATTTCTTTTGTCTTCCCCAGTATCAAATCTACCAACTTATATTTTTGCTCCTcttagtttttcttctttttttttttggagggtgATCATCTTAGGCCGTGTTTCATAACCCAGTtcaatacttaaatttaatggattcatatcttaatatgttcaaacgtgtttgatcaccaaaaattaaacatctgaattaattaaatggcacTGAATTTCCTAGGCAAAATTTGCTCTAAAAAATatgtgataaactattcacttgtCACTGAACAGGATGTACACTTAAATGTATTTgattaatacttaacaatttaataacttaatggatttagaattcagatttcagatttcaattttcagacttcagttttatcaaacacaccctTAGTTTCTCCTTTCAACACTAGCCAACAATAATATTTTCCCTCACTTTTCATTGCAAATTATTTACAGGGAGCTTTTGAAGTATTAAAAttaagattaatctttcctacactgacagtatatacactatcagtattggatgaatgacaactatgcaaaatataaatttaaaattcaacatTTGCAGACATATCATGAATCTAAcaatgatagtgtatacaccatcaatgtaggaaagatttactcttaAAATTATTGAAATTTAACTAACAGGTTATTGGTTTGTGGATTTATACATCTAGATCGTCACATGGTGTAAGTATGATTTTTTATGCAAACTTAATTAGTCTAATTACAACTTATGTTTTTGGATAGGCATTTGCCATTTAACAACAAAATTGTATACACAAGTTGCAAGCGGCAAGTTTTAGGTATAAAGTACAAGAGTCCCATGTGAAGAATTTATTTACAACCCTAGtcctatttctttttttgctcTTTTCGCAACTTTCCCCCTCATTTCTTGTGTTACCATACAAAGTGATGGCATATACCAATTGTAATGCCTATGTGCAGAAGTAAGTTGGCAGGACCAAGTTTATGTCTTTCTCCTTTTATTCAGTGTTGTTAGAGCGAGATTAGAACAGCCGGTTCGACCAGTCCGAATCGGACTGTCCGATCATGAATCGACCTTCTTTTCGAGTTAGTTTGCAGCAcaaaaccgttttggtcaaaaggtgtcaaaaatcgactaaatcAATGACCCGAttctcaaatttttcttttttgttttccccaAACATAATTTGAGTTATCTAAACTGTAAcaatttcatttattaatagaaaTGAGAAAACACTACCCACttaaaataaataccaaaatcacTCGATTTTCTGAATGATCTCTAAATCACGTTGTTTTCATCCCTATCATCTTATCAATTTAGCATCACTGATTCCAACTTGCATtagtttgttttaatttagtttgtCATATAGTTTTGGATAATGGACATATTTTAGCCATGAATATACATTTTTCTATATAATTAGGTATATATTTGATTgcaagtctaatatttttgaaaCGTTTTGTATGATTGGTTGAATATAACTAAgaacttaatttcaatatttctaaaacttataaaaatataaaataattataacatCGTGCTGAcgtcaatgaattttttagaaCGGTCCTACCGATCTAACcaattgacccctgaccccaaTAGTTTAGTTGAGTTGCTATCCGGTCTGAGTTTAACAACATTGCTTTTATTCCGAAGTATAAATTATCAATGATCAGATAAATGTTTATAGTCTAATGTCATGCTTCAAAATAGAGATATACAGTGACTACAAAAATCAACATCAAAAGCATACGAAGTAAAATATAAACCTCATGTATAAATGGATTggaaagcaaaaacaaaacttCTTGATTAAGGTCTactataaaagaaaatttaccAAGTATAATCAATGACTCTAAACCATTAAGTGTAAATAAAGacatatttttttcaaattttcaacatATTCCCAAAAtcggccttttctttttctctttataTTAGTTTATATGGGGACTCTAATCCTTATGAGGAAAAAAGGGAAGTGATGAGACTTGAGGATTGAATCAAAGATCATACACACATGGCTGGATGCACCTTAAATAGGGAGCGATAATGGCTGTCTAGGTGTGAAAAGTGCAAAAGGACAAAACCCGACCATCAATTTGCTAGGTCAAATGTTAGCTGGTGACTG
Protein-coding sequences here:
- the LOC113695777 gene encoding uncharacterized protein At4g15970 isoform X2, which translates into the protein MTTLNEAWAAKDSIFDLFIESFKIGNKTEGLLKHLLVIALDQKAYARCLKSKLHCYSLRTDGIDFSGEAYFMSADYLKMMWRRVQFLTKVLDMGYNFLFSDADIMWFRDPFPHFYPDADFQIACDYFRGNPSDIDNAPNGGFTYVKSNNKTRQFYRFWHDSRILYPKYHDQDVLNKIKRDPCIQQMGLKIKFFDTAYIGGFCEPSRDLNKVCTMHANCCAGLENKVHDLKIMLEDWRKYMKLPESNRSDHSWTVPQLCGLASFGRHKSTNKTSEGT
- the LOC113695777 gene encoding uncharacterized protein At4g15970 isoform X1, translated to MLLGVINSACRILKFDLELYELNRVLQKAATTNRTVIMTTLNEAWAAKDSIFDLFIESFKIGNKTEGLLKHLLVIALDQKAYARCLKSKLHCYSLRTDGIDFSGEAYFMSADYLKMMWRRVQFLTKVLDMGYNFLFSDADIMWFRDPFPHFYPDADFQIACDYFRGNPSDIDNAPNGGFTYVKSNNKTRQFYRFWHDSRILYPKYHDQDVLNKIKRDPCIQQMGLKIKFFDTAYIGGFCEPSRDLNKVCTMHANCCAGLENKVHDLKIMLEDWRKYMKLPESNRSDHSWTVPQLCGLASFGRHKSTNKTSEGT